A segment of the Gammaproteobacteria bacterium genome:
CTACAGGCAGGGTCAGCAGCGCCAAGGTGAGTGACGACCATAAAATACCAGGCGTACCAAAGGTGGGGGCGGGCAATGCCGCCTTAAAGAACAATTGATCGATACTGCCCCCCAGAAAGTAGACAAAGAAGCCCAGGCCAAACACCCCATAGACAATCGAAGGCACACCCGCCAGGTTATTAACCGAAATGCGGATCATCTGGGTAACCGGCCCCTGCTTGGCATATTCACGCAAGTAAACCGCCGCCACCACACCCAGTGGTGTCACAAAGACCGTCATAATCATCACCATCATCACGGTACCGAAGATAGCCGGGAAAATCCCCCCTTCGGTGTTCGCTTCACGGGGATCTGTCGTGACAAACTCAATCACCTTGGCGACGTAGTGCACCATCTTGTCCAACACACCCATGCTATTTGGGTAGTAGGCGCGCACCACCATGTGCAGAGAAATCTCTTTTTGATTGCCCTCTGAGTCACTCACCGTAATGCTGTCGCGCTTACTCAACTCATAGAGCTTATTCAACTGCCCCATCAATGTCTGATATTCGGCATCCAGCTCGTGCTTTGCCTCTTCAAGACGACCATAGGGCGCGGGGTCTGTTACATTATCCAGCTCCAGGGTGCGCTTCGCCAAGCGTAGTTTTTCCATTCGGTAATTCACCGAACCGATGGCACCCTTCTCGATAGTTTTAATTTGATCGTGCAGATCCAGTGCCCGCACCATGCGTCTATCCATCTCTTCCCGTGCGGCATCCCCCTCGGCAACCACCTTGCCATGTTCTTTCACTTGGTCAAGGTAGCCAAAGAAGTTACCCCATTCATGGCGCTCCAGAACCATCAAATCTTCAGGGTAGCTTATTTCGCCAATGCTGGGTTCAATGAGCCAGCGGAAATCCTGACCATAGAAATCACGATTCCCGACTTTGAACAGGTAGCGTTTAATTAACTCATCGTCGGTAGGCAGGTATAGCCCCCCTTCACGGAGTTGAATACTGGGCACCATTTCATCTTCATAAAACTCACCAACCTTAACGATGGAGGTATCCGCATCCAGATAATACTCAAACTGTGCAAGGTTGGCCGGCCAAAAATAGCCGAGCCCACGCAGCGCAATCAGCGACAGCACACCGAACACCATCAACAGCGAAATACTCACCGCGCCAGCACTGATCCACACCCAAGGTGCGCCCGTACTAAACCATTTATTAAAACCACTCTTACCAGACATCACCATCCCTCATTTGGATCGGGGTGTAGCACTTAATTTAATTCAGCCAGCTTACAGTGAACTGTACTTTTTACGCAGACGCTGCCGCACAACTTCCGCCAGCGTATTGAAGAAGAAGGTAAAGGCAAACAGCACCAGTGCCGCTAAAAACAGGATTCGATAATGGGTACTGGCGACTTCTGACTCAGGCACCTCTACCGCAATATTCGCCGACAAGGTACGCAGCCCCTGGAAGATACTCATATCCATGATCGGTGTATTACCCGTTGCCATCAATACAATCATGGTCTCACCCACGGCGCGACCAAATCCGATCATCACCGCTGAGAAGATACCCGGACTTGCGGTCAACAAAACAACCCCCCACATCGTTTGCCAGGGAGTAGCGCCCAGCGCTAACGAGCCGTGGCTCAAGTGACGTGGCACCCCAAACACCGCATCTTCGGCAATGGAGAAGATGGTGGGTATTACCGCAAAACCCATCGCAAGACCAACCACCAGAGCATTTCGCTGGTCAAAATCGATACCCAGCTCATTAGAGAGGTAATGGCGCATATCACCACCAAAAAAAGCGGTTTCAATAGCGGGGCTAAAACCGTATGAGAGCCAGAGCGCGATCACAACCACCGGCAGTAACAGAGCCGCTTCCCACCCTTCTGGAATCGCATGGCGTAATCGGCGGGGGGCAAACTGCCAAGAGAATGCCGCCAAGATAATGGCCGAAGGAACCAGTATCAGCATAATGAAGATACCGGGTAGATGGCTCTCTATAAAGGGAGCCAGCCATAGTCCGGCCAAGAAGCCAAGAATAACGGTCGGCAGTGCCTCCATTATTTCGATACTCGGCTTAACAATATTGCGCATTTTAGGTGCCATGAAGTAGGCAGTATAAATAGCACCCAAAATAGCCA
Coding sequences within it:
- the pstA gene encoding phosphate ABC transporter permease PstA, with the protein product MSGKSGFNKWFSTGAPWVWISAGAVSISLLMVFGVLSLIALRGLGYFWPANLAQFEYYLDADTSIVKVGEFYEDEMVPSIQLREGGLYLPTDDELIKRYLFKVGNRDFYGQDFRWLIEPSIGEISYPEDLMVLERHEWGNFFGYLDQVKEHGKVVAEGDAAREEMDRRMVRALDLHDQIKTIEKGAIGSVNYRMEKLRLAKRTLELDNVTDPAPYGRLEEAKHELDAEYQTLMGQLNKLYELSKRDSITVSDSEGNQKEISLHMVVRAYYPNSMGVLDKMVHYVAKVIEFVTTDPREANTEGGIFPAIFGTVMMVMIMTVFVTPLGVVAAVYLREYAKQGPVTQMIRISVNNLAGVPSIVYGVFGLGFFVYFLGGSIDQLFFKAALPAPTFGTPGILWSSLTLALLTLPVVIVATEEGLSRIPRSVREGSLALGATKAETLWRIVIPMASPALMTGLILAVARAAGEVAPLMLVGVVKLAPSLPLDGEAPFLHLDRKFMHLGFHIYDVGFQSPNVEAARPLVYATALLLVLVIIALNLAAIAIRNHLREKYRALES